The nucleotide sequence CATTGGACGGCTTATCAGGACACGAAACCAACAGGTCCAGATCCCCGTCGTCGTCGTAATCCATGGGCAGCGGCCAGGCCCAAAGCCCGACGCCCAAGTCCACTTGCAACCCAGGATGGTTGTACTTCAGCGGCTGCAACTTCCACTGATCGGGCTCCGCAGCCATCGCTCGGCCGTAGGCGGAAACACCAAGCATGGAAAGAAGCAATGCGATCCGAAATGCGGTCATCATGTTGAGAGTCCTTTGACAGGCGTCAAGTTGGCCGTACAATCCTTAAGTCTATAGACTTCTATGGAGACTGCAAGCAGATGCAGGAAACGAACGCCCAACGGGCCTATGACTATCTTCGAAGCTGCCTGGTCCAGGGCGAATTCCTTCCGGGCGCACGCATCCGCTACGGACCGGTCGGAAAAAAACTGGGAATCAGTGCAACGCCAGTGCGCGAAGCAATCGGCCAATTGGCCAACGAAGGATTCGTCGAATTGGTTCCGCAACTCGGCGCGGTGGTTCGACAAATCAGTCGCGACGAAGTGATCGAGCTTTACGAATTGCGTGAAGCGATCGAACCCTACGCGACGGCGCGAGCGGCCGAACGGATCGAACAATCGCAACTTGATCAGATCGGCAAGCAACTGGATCGCATGACCCAGTTGACCGAACGGACGCGTCAATCATCATCGAAAAGCGTACCCAAGAAGACCGTTCGCAGTTTTGAACAAGCTGACTTGGCGTTTCATATGCTGATCATCGAAGCAACGGGAAATCGCACGATGCTGCGAACCGTTGGCAATTCACACCTTTTGACGGGAATATTCTCGGTGGCCCGTCACGGATACGACGCGGGGGTGATGCAAGCGACCTGCGACGACCACAAACGCATCCTAACGTCACTGCAACGCAAGAAACCCGACGCGGCCCGCGATGCAATGGCGGTGCATATCCGCAATGGCCTTGAAATTTCGCTCGCTGGGATCACCGACGACGACCATCGCTGGTGGGATGCTTCAAGTCGCTAGGTTAGTTTCAGCGCGACATCGCCCACACCCGCCCACACCCGCCCAAACGCTTTCGCCATCCGCCCGCCGGCAAGGAGACCATCTGTCGATGCACACCCCATCGTTTTATCCCGCCGACTGGGTCGTGCTGTGCCTGTACTTCGTGGCGACCATGGGTATCGGCGCATTCTTTTATCGAAAGACTCGCAACACCGAAGGCTTCACCGCGGCCAATCATGCGCTGCCGGGTTGGGTTTGTGGATTGTCGATCTTCGCGACGTTCCTTAGCAGCATCAGTTACCTGGCACTTCCGGGAAAATCGTTTGCCGAAAATTGGAACCCGTTCGTCTTTTCGCTTTCCATCCCGCTGGTCACATGGATCGCCGTCCGTTGGTTCCTTCCTTACTACCGAAACTCGGGGCAAGTATCAGCCTACGCGGCGTTGGAAACTCGTTTCGGCGTGTGGGCGCGTGTCTATGCCAGCGTTTTTTACTTATTGACACAAATTGCACGTATTGCGGTGGTGTTATACCTGATGGCCTTGCCCATGCAGGTTTTATTCGGATGGGACATACAAGTGGTTCTTGTCGTCACGGGGATTTGCGTGACCTTCTATGCGTTCATCGGCGGGATCCTGGCGGTGATTTGGACCGATGCGATCCAAGCCATTGTCTTGATGGCCGGTGCAGTCCTTTGCTTGGGACTGATGCTGGCGAACGTCCCTGGCGGATTGCCTGCGGTCATCGAAGTTGCCAAGAGCCGAGATAAGTTTTCGTTGGGGGATTTCGGATGGTCCACGACCACACCAACGTTCTGGGTGGTTCTGATCTATGGAATTGTCATCAATCTTCAAAACTTTGGGATCGACCAGAGCTATGTCCAGCGATACGTCGCATCGAGTTCAGACCGCGAAGCCGAGAAAAGTCTTTGGCTTGGCGGACTGTTGTACGTTCCGGTCAGCGCACTGTTCTTTCTGATCGGGACCACCCTTTACGTTTACTACGCCGCCGACCGACCGCAGGCATCCGATCGCATCGCGGCGGTGGAGAATATCGTTGCCAGACAACAAGCTCTTCAATCAGGCCTGGACGAGGGAACACCCGAATTTGACGCTTTCCAGTCAGAAACGGCGGTCGACCTGAAGCTTGCCGACATCGGAGACCGTGTTTTTCCGCACTTCATCGGAACGTCTTTACCACCGGGAATGACAGGACTGTTGATTGCGGCGGTCTTTGCGGCCGCGATGAGCACCGTGTCGACCAGCTTGAATTCATCGGCCACGCTGATCATGAGCGATTTTTACCGACGCTTTGTTTCGCCCCGAGCATCGGAGCAACAGCAAATGCGAGTCCTTTATGCCGGGACGATTCTGTGGGGTATCCTTGGCACGCTTCTTTCGCTGGTACTCGTAAGACTGACCCAAAGTGCGTTGGACATGTGGTGGACACTGTCGGGCATTTTTGGCGGCGGCATGTGCGGTCTGTTTCTGCTCGGCATGATCAGCCGACGAGTCCAAAACACTGGGGCGATCGCCGGCGTCGTCGCCGGAGTGTCAATGATACTCTGGCTCTCGATCCCGCAACTGTCCGCAACGGCATCCGCGGCGGGTACGGACGACCGACTGCATGCATTCTTGATTCCTGTGATCGGCACGACCACCATCATTCTTGTCGGCTTTGCGGTCGGCATCTTCTTCAAAGGCACACCCAAAAATGAAGCGGCTTGAGGGTATCATCCCACCCCTGGTAACACCGTTGCTGGATCGCGACTCTCTGGACCATGATGGGCTTAATCGCTTGGTCGAACATGTGATCGCGGGCGGAGTCAGCGGGATCTTTCTACTTGGAACCACGGGCGAAGCCCCGAACCTTAGTTACCGACTGCGTCGTGAACTGATCGACCTCGTCTGTCGTCAGGTCAACGGACGCGTGCCGGTTTTGGTTGGGATCAGTGACACCGCGTTTGTCGAAAGCGTTTCGCTGGCCAACAGCGCCGCCGAATCGGGTGCCGACGCACTTGTGCTGACGACGCCCTACTATTTTCCGGTTGGACAAACAGAACTGCTGGGCTATATCCGTCGACTGACGCCACAGCTTCCATTGCCATTGATGCTATACAACATGCCGGCATTGACAAAGCTTCAGTTCGAAACGGAAACACTGCGGAAATTGGCAGAGGTCGATCAGATCATCGGCGTCAAAGACAGCAGCGGCGATATGGATTATTTCGCCGACTTGCTGACCCTGCGCAATGATCGGCCGGATTGGTCATTCTTTCTGGGTCCCGAACACCTGTTGATCCCGGGCGTCCAGATGGGAGCCGACGGTGGAGTCAACGGCGGTGCAAACATCTTCCCACAGATCTTCACCCAGGTATTTCAAGCCGCTCGCGATGGCGATGAAGCCGCATGCGTCCGTCTGCAATGTTCGATTGATGATCTGCAACAGATCTACGAAATCGGCAAATACGCATCGCGTCATATCAAGGCAACCAAGAGCGCCTTGTCCATCCTGGAAATCTGCAGTGACTTCATGGCCGAACCGTTCCATCACTTCAAACCGACCGAACGTCAAAAAGTGTCGACCATTCTGACGAATCTAGACGCACTCAGTCGCCACACGTAGGTCGAAAAAGAAACGACGGGCGAAAGTCCAGTGAACTTCCACCCGTCGCGTTTCGATTTTGCAATCAAGCATTACACCCAATGGCGTCGCCCGATTCGTAGCCTTAAGCCATCACTGCCGATTAATAGCGGGTTTGGAATTGGGCGTAGAAGAAGTCCGCATCGGCATCGTCCGCCACGCCGGCGGGCAAGCCCATCGTCGTGTCGTAGTAGTCACCAGCGGAGAAGTGCGAGTACCCGACCAAGATATTGTTACGTGGATTCAGGTTGATATTGAATAGCACGTCAATTTCATGCCCAAGCTCTCGATCGCCCGCGGGAGACGTTGTGTTGTAAGGCGTCATAACAACGCTGTACGGCGTTGTCGCTTCGGCCAAAGCAAAGTAGTGATACCAAAGGATCAATGAGACCTTGTCGTTCAGCGGCGTCAATGAAAACACGTTCAAGTCGTGCAAGTTTCGACGCCCGAACAAATCCATGAAGCCGTTGTACTTGTGGGCCAACGGGAACAGATGGTTGTACCCGTCGTCACCAGGTGCGGCATTGGCAAAATCATCATCACCACTGGCGTAGTCGTAATACAACCAAACCGTGGGACTCCATAACGCCGTGTTCACCTTGCGCCCCAAGCCGGCGGTGACGAAAGCGGCGGAGTGATCTGAGCCGTTGCTGTTTTCACCGAATTGGTACGCACTTTCGAAGTCATACAGGATTCCGCCATCGGAACTGCCACTGCTGCGACCGCCGATGGTGTGGAACGAAAAATTCGCAGTGTCGTTGTCGTAGCCGAGGTAGTAACCTTCCAACTGCCCCAATGCGGTGTTCTTCTGGGTGCCGTAGACACCATAAAACTGCTGGTTGTTGTCCCCTTCATCACCATCACGCGGGTCGACAGGCACAAACTCCGTCCAGAATCCGTCCAATGACGTGTCATCGTTCTGGTACAGCAAACGAACACCTTCGAACGTTCGCCGTGTGTTGGCCCAATCCAAAGGCGATACCGTTCGCTGGGCACCATACAACAGCTCTTGGCGCCCCAAACGAGCCGTCAATTTACCGGCGTCACCGCTGAGCAGATTGACATCCACGAACAGGTTCAAGAAGTCCATGTTGTTGACTTCGATGGGACGAGCGTTGAATTGTTCGCCCATCGATTCCGCATGCAGGCCCTCGGCGTAAAACCGAACCATGTCGTTCAGCTTCCAGTCCGCGTACAACCGTTGACGGAACAACCAAAAGTTGTCGTCACGACCGGTGATACCGACGCCTCGGTGGTTCCGCTCGTTGTGATAGCGAAAGCGTGTTTCGCCACCCAAACTTAACGTCCCCAGCGGCGTCGACATCCCCTTCAGACAATCACCGCAAAATGACGGACCGTCATAGCAGGGATCATTCAAATAGTCGAATTTGTTGGCATAGAAAACACCGGCGAATGCCGATTTCATCGCCTTCGTGGCGGCTTCTTTCTTCTCTTTGGTGCAACATGTCGTCTGACAGCAGTTGCACGACGCGGCGGGTGCAAATTCGTGAAACCCGACCTGGGCGTTGTACGCCTGCTCAGACTCCAGCGTTTCAAAATCCACCATCGGCTGGATGGATTCGCCGGCAATTTCTTCGCCCGACGTCTGGACGGTGACCGACTGCAGCTCGCCCTCCGACGCCAAGTAGTCATTCGCGTTGGCACCGGCGGCCATTAGCACCGCGGCCAATGGAGTGGCGATCCACCGCGAGTCCCAAAGCATCCGTGAAATTTTCGATCTATGCATTGCTCCATGCACTCATGCAAGAGGTAAGTGGTCGTTCCAAACACGGAACAGCGGGAATTGCTACCTCTTCCTCGGTGCATCGATACGACCGAACGGGGCACCGCCGTTTGACAGCCACCCAATCTTTCCCGCCTGGCGCACAAAACCCTTCCGTGTCCACATGGATCTATCGACCGGTTGAAAGGCCACGGACCTAGAATTACAGGAAAGAAAATTCATTACATGCTGCCGGAAATGGCCCAACCCCTCCAGATCTGCTGCAATCGTTAAAGTCTGACAGGCCAATCGACATCAATGCGACGTCCGAGCACACACTGTCGGGTGGGCTTTACCGCTAGTAGACATCGCGGTGGTATCGTCCGTCGGCAATCATCTGGTCGACAAACTTGTCCACAGCTTCGGGCGACATCTGGCCTTCGTCCGCAATGATCTTACGCAGCGTTCGGTCGACGTCTTTCGCCATTCGCGATGCGTCACCGCAGATGTAAAAACAAGCCCCGCGCTGCAACCATTGGTACAATTCCGACGCATTCTGTGCCATTCGGTCTTGCACATACAATTTCTGTTCGGAATCACGACTGAACGCGGTGTCCAAACGGGTCAGCACACCATCGTCCTTGTACTGTTGGAGATCCTCGCGATACAGAAAATCGCTTGACTCGTGTTGGTCACCGAAGAACAACCAATTCTCACCGGTTGCCTTGGTGGCGGCACGCTCCTGCAGGAACGCGATGAATGGGGCAATTCCGGTCCCTGGGCCGACCATGATCATGGGACATGCGGGGTCCGATGGAACCGTAAATCCGGCATGGTTCGGCTGCACAAAAACACGTACGGAATCGCCCTGTGGAACTCGATCGGCAAGCATCGTGCTGGCAACGCCTTTTCGGGTGCGACCGGTACGATCGTAAGTCACTTTGCCGACGGTCAAATGCACTTGGTCGCCGACCGCTTTCATACTGCTGGCGATGGAATATAGGCGCGGGTTCAGCGGTTCCAAACGTTCGATGAACTCACCGGAAGCAACACGCACGTCTTTCGCAATCTCCAACGCATCCAAAACATCAAACCCGTCGGGCACACCGTCACGGATCAGCTGATTCAGTTGATCGCGAACCGAATCATCGACAACGCGACTGGCTAGCAACTCCAGCAATTCGTCACTGGGATCTTTCAGGCAACAATCCTCGCAAAGCGATTGTGCAAAGGGTTTCATCCCACCCAGCGGAGATTCCACCGAAACATTCGGATCGGCCGCCAAAGTCCGTACGATCTGCTCGACCAAATCACCGCAATTCGTCGGATAGACCCCCAACGCGTCGCCGACGTTGTACTTCATCCCGGACCCGACCAGATCAATAACGACATGCCGAGTGTCCTTGGCGGAACCTTCCAAATTCAGACACCGCGATTCCAGCAATTTCGCGGTGAACGGGTTCTTGCGACTGTACCCGGAATCGCCATTTTTCGCTGCAGTGTTCCCGTTGGACATCGCACTGCCATTTCCCGACGACGCCCCATTGGCCTCCGCGGGTGCATCGGCCAACAACCTTTTAATCATTTGTTTGGTTTCTTTGCCGCCTGGACTGCAGAGCGACAAATTCGATTCATCACCCGATGCAATAGCCTCGGCGTAAGATTCACATACATAGCCGCAAGACCCACAATCCAGTTGCGCCATCGCGGCCATCAGCTTTCGCTTCAACGGGCGATCCGCCGCCATGTCCATCCGATCAACGATCGGGAGCGAAGGATCATGCCAGGGACAATCATCATCCTGTTCCTCCACAGTTGCAGCGGTGATTGCGGCTTGGTCGACACCGGCAAGCACGGCTTGACCGGTCGCTCCAGCATCCCCCTGAATCCCCGTCAGTCCCGCGAAGAATCCATTTAACCAAGCACGCTGTTCTTCGTTAAAGGGCGCCGATTCAGGAATAAAGCTGGACATAGTATGTATTGAAGCTTGAGTAGAAAGATTTGAATTCGAAATCGATTGGTCAATCGCATTCAGGTCGCGGCCACGGCCATTCCTTTCAATTCATCATTCGTTTGGCGGGCGGCAAATTGATCGAACGATTCGCCCTCGTTTCGTTTTTCCATGTATGCGGCAATCACCGCGGCAACGACCGCCGGAACATTCTCAAAGGGGACGAATTCATAGATTTGCCTTGCGATCTTTTGCCGACTACCCCAACCACCGCCGATGACGATGTGATAGCCATCGACCATGTCATCGCCTTTCTCAACTTTGCATGCGATCAACCCGACATCACCGATGTAGTGTTGTGCACAACTGTGATGACAACCGGTCAAATGGATATTGATCGGAACATCCAAGTCGAATTGCGATTCCAGGAACTTTGCTAGTTCCATTGCATTGGCCTTGGTGTCAGCACCTGCAAACTTGCAACCCGCCGACCCAGTGCAGGCAACCAATCCTGCCCGGACCGAACTGGCCTGCCACTCCAATCCACAATCACGGATCTGCTGCAAGACCGCGGGAAGATCGGCGTCGTCGATGTTCGGCAGGATCAGGTTTTGCCAAACCGTCAACCGGATCTCTCCATTCCCGTAGCGGTCCGCCAACTGGGCAAGAACCCTCGCTTGATCACTGGTCAT is from Crateriforma conspicua and encodes:
- a CDS encoding sulfite reductase subunit alpha, giving the protein MSSFIPESAPFNEEQRAWLNGFFAGLTGIQGDAGATGQAVLAGVDQAAITAATVEEQDDDCPWHDPSLPIVDRMDMAADRPLKRKLMAAMAQLDCGSCGYVCESYAEAIASGDESNLSLCSPGGKETKQMIKRLLADAPAEANGASSGNGSAMSNGNTAAKNGDSGYSRKNPFTAKLLESRCLNLEGSAKDTRHVVIDLVGSGMKYNVGDALGVYPTNCGDLVEQIVRTLAADPNVSVESPLGGMKPFAQSLCEDCCLKDPSDELLELLASRVVDDSVRDQLNQLIRDGVPDGFDVLDALEIAKDVRVASGEFIERLEPLNPRLYSIASSMKAVGDQVHLTVGKVTYDRTGRTRKGVASTMLADRVPQGDSVRVFVQPNHAGFTVPSDPACPMIMVGPGTGIAPFIAFLQERAATKATGENWLFFGDQHESSDFLYREDLQQYKDDGVLTRLDTAFSRDSEQKLYVQDRMAQNASELYQWLQRGACFYICGDASRMAKDVDRTLRKIIADEGQMSPEAVDKFVDQMIADGRYHRDVY
- a CDS encoding sodium:solute symporter codes for the protein MHTPSFYPADWVVLCLYFVATMGIGAFFYRKTRNTEGFTAANHALPGWVCGLSIFATFLSSISYLALPGKSFAENWNPFVFSLSIPLVTWIAVRWFLPYYRNSGQVSAYAALETRFGVWARVYASVFYLLTQIARIAVVLYLMALPMQVLFGWDIQVVLVVTGICVTFYAFIGGILAVIWTDAIQAIVLMAGAVLCLGLMLANVPGGLPAVIEVAKSRDKFSLGDFGWSTTTPTFWVVLIYGIVINLQNFGIDQSYVQRYVASSSDREAEKSLWLGGLLYVPVSALFFLIGTTLYVYYAADRPQASDRIAAVENIVARQQALQSGLDEGTPEFDAFQSETAVDLKLADIGDRVFPHFIGTSLPPGMTGLLIAAVFAAAMSTVSTSLNSSATLIMSDFYRRFVSPRASEQQQMRVLYAGTILWGILGTLLSLVLVRLTQSALDMWWTLSGIFGGGMCGLFLLGMISRRVQNTGAIAGVVAGVSMILWLSIPQLSATASAAGTDDRLHAFLIPVIGTTTIILVGFAVGIFFKGTPKNEAA
- a CDS encoding alginate export family protein translates to MLWDSRWIATPLAAVLMAAGANANDYLASEGELQSVTVQTSGEEIAGESIQPMVDFETLESEQAYNAQVGFHEFAPAASCNCCQTTCCTKEKKEAATKAMKSAFAGVFYANKFDYLNDPCYDGPSFCGDCLKGMSTPLGTLSLGGETRFRYHNERNHRGVGITGRDDNFWLFRQRLYADWKLNDMVRFYAEGLHAESMGEQFNARPIEVNNMDFLNLFVDVNLLSGDAGKLTARLGRQELLYGAQRTVSPLDWANTRRTFEGVRLLYQNDDTSLDGFWTEFVPVDPRDGDEGDNNQQFYGVYGTQKNTALGQLEGYYLGYDNDTANFSFHTIGGRSSGSSDGGILYDFESAYQFGENSNGSDHSAAFVTAGLGRKVNTALWSPTVWLYYDYASGDDDFANAAPGDDGYNHLFPLAHKYNGFMDLFGRRNLHDLNVFSLTPLNDKVSLILWYHYFALAEATTPYSVVMTPYNTTSPAGDRELGHEIDVLFNINLNPRNNILVGYSHFSAGDYYDTTMGLPAGVADDADADFFYAQFQTRY
- a CDS encoding GntR family transcriptional regulator, whose amino-acid sequence is MQETNAQRAYDYLRSCLVQGEFLPGARIRYGPVGKKLGISATPVREAIGQLANEGFVELVPQLGAVVRQISRDEVIELYELREAIEPYATARAAERIEQSQLDQIGKQLDRMTQLTERTRQSSSKSVPKKTVRSFEQADLAFHMLIIEATGNRTMLRTVGNSHLLTGIFSVARHGYDAGVMQATCDDHKRILTSLQRKKPDAARDAMAVHIRNGLEISLAGITDDDHRWWDASSR
- a CDS encoding dihydrodipicolinate synthase family protein; translation: MKRLEGIIPPLVTPLLDRDSLDHDGLNRLVEHVIAGGVSGIFLLGTTGEAPNLSYRLRRELIDLVCRQVNGRVPVLVGISDTAFVESVSLANSAAESGADALVLTTPYYFPVGQTELLGYIRRLTPQLPLPLMLYNMPALTKLQFETETLRKLAEVDQIIGVKDSSGDMDYFADLLTLRNDRPDWSFFLGPEHLLIPGVQMGADGGVNGGANIFPQIFTQVFQAARDGDEAACVRLQCSIDDLQQIYEIGKYASRHIKATKSALSILEICSDFMAEPFHHFKPTERQKVSTILTNLDALSRHT